From Geomonas agri, one genomic window encodes:
- the rnhA gene encoding ribonuclease HI: protein MRVEIFCDGACSGNPGVGGWGSILRYGDNVKELSGAEGETTNNRMEMSAAIQALEALTRPCEVVVTTDSQYLAKGMTEWLPGWVKRGWVNSKKEPVLNRDLWEKLQALAKTHRITWVWVRGHNGHVENERCDELARAAIDSYRAGAGR from the coding sequence ATGCGGGTTGAGATTTTCTGTGATGGCGCCTGCAGTGGAAACCCCGGGGTTGGCGGCTGGGGGAGCATTCTGCGTTACGGCGACAATGTGAAGGAACTCTCCGGCGCCGAGGGCGAGACCACCAATAACCGGATGGAGATGAGCGCCGCGATCCAGGCTCTGGAAGCGCTTACTCGCCCCTGCGAGGTGGTGGTTACCACCGACTCGCAGTACCTGGCCAAGGGAATGACTGAGTGGCTGCCCGGATGGGTGAAAAGGGGATGGGTGAACTCCAAGAAGGAGCCGGTGTTGAACCGCGACCTCTGGGAGAAGCTGCAGGCTCTTGCTAAGACCCACCGGATCACCTGGGTCTGGGTGCGCGGCCACAACGGCCACGTGGAAAACGAGCGTTGCGACGAACTGGCGCGGGCTGCCATCGACAGCTACCGGGCCGGCGCGGGCAGGTAA